From the genome of Pseudomonas sp. gcc21, one region includes:
- the motD gene encoding flagellar motor protein MotD, whose amino-acid sequence MRRRRTRESENHERWLVSYSDFITLLFAFFVVMYSISSVNEGKYKVLADTLGGAFNQPQQVINPIQIGETTPRSLSPIEGMGEHDGGSDAVNDSESDSLADIAKAMQAAFGDLISAGDIEVRGNELWIEIELSSGLLFPSGDALPLDDAFHLTEKIAGILAPYDNPVHVEGFTDNVPIRSRLYPTNWELSAARAASVVRMLAHGGIDPGRMAAVGYGEFRPVADNTTVAGRRANRRVVLLVSRYTEQPDTASQQDRHGVDAMRSARSRTLAVSE is encoded by the coding sequence ATGCGCCGGCGTCGCACACGTGAAAGTGAAAACCACGAGCGCTGGCTGGTTTCCTATTCGGATTTCATAACCCTGTTGTTCGCGTTTTTCGTGGTCATGTATTCCATCTCGTCGGTCAATGAAGGGAAATACAAAGTGCTTGCCGATACGCTCGGCGGCGCCTTCAATCAGCCGCAGCAGGTCATCAATCCCATCCAGATAGGCGAGACCACGCCGCGCAGCCTGAGCCCGATTGAAGGGATGGGGGAGCATGATGGCGGCAGCGACGCGGTTAACGATTCGGAGAGTGACAGCCTCGCGGATATCGCCAAGGCGATGCAAGCAGCCTTTGGCGATCTGATCAGTGCCGGCGATATCGAGGTGCGCGGCAATGAATTATGGATTGAGATCGAGTTGAGCTCGGGTCTGTTGTTTCCCAGCGGTGATGCCTTGCCGCTGGACGACGCCTTTCATCTGACCGAAAAGATAGCCGGAATTCTGGCGCCCTATGACAACCCGGTTCATGTGGAAGGCTTTACCGACAACGTGCCGATACGCTCGCGTCTGTACCCGACCAACTGGGAATTGTCTGCCGCACGCGCGGCGAGTGTGGTCAGAATGCTCGCCCACGGCGGGATCGATCCGGGTCGTATGGCTGCAGTGGGCTATGGAGAATTCCGGCCGGTGGCCGATAACACTACCGTAGCGGGACGCCGGGCGAATCGTAGGGTGGTTCTACTGGTATCACGGTATACCGAACAGCCCGACACGGCGTCGCAGCAGGATCGACATGGCGTGGATGCCATGCGCTCTGCTCGCAGCCGCACCCTGGCTGTTTCCGAATAA
- a CDS encoding flagellar motor protein: protein MDILSIIGVILAFVAILGGNYLEGGHIAALLNGPAAMIVIGGTLAAALIQTPLPVFKRALGILGWIFVPPRSRHREGIGQVVNWSTTARKEGLLGLEAMAELEPDAFARKGLQLLADGCEPETLRAILEVDLLTRENHDMAAAKVYESMGGYSPTIGIIGAVMGLIHVMGNLADPSLLGSGIAVAFVATIYGVALANLFLLPVANKLKSVVLQESSYREMLLEGLSSIAEGENPRSIELKLEGFLD, encoded by the coding sequence ATGGATATTCTGAGTATTATCGGCGTTATTCTGGCTTTCGTTGCCATCCTTGGTGGTAATTATCTCGAGGGCGGCCACATCGCGGCCCTGCTTAACGGGCCGGCGGCGATGATTGTCATCGGCGGCACGCTGGCTGCCGCACTCATCCAGACGCCACTTCCTGTCTTCAAGCGCGCACTTGGCATTCTCGGCTGGATATTCGTACCGCCCCGCAGCCGTCACCGTGAGGGCATCGGACAGGTAGTCAACTGGAGCACAACGGCGCGCAAGGAAGGATTGCTCGGGCTGGAAGCAATGGCCGAGCTGGAGCCCGACGCGTTCGCCCGCAAGGGGCTGCAGTTGCTGGCCGATGGTTGCGAGCCGGAAACATTGCGCGCCATTCTCGAGGTGGATCTGCTCACGCGCGAAAACCACGACATGGCCGCCGCCAAGGTGTACGAGAGTATGGGCGGATATTCACCGACCATCGGCATCATTGGCGCGGTGATGGGGCTGATCCACGTCATGGGGAATCTGGCCGATCCCTCGTTGCTGGGTAGCGGCATAGCGGTGGCTTTCGTGGCGACCATTTACGGTGTGGCGCTGGCCAACCTGTTTCTGTTGCCGGTGGCCAACAAGCTCAAATCCGTCGTGCTGCAGGAATCCAGCTACCGCGAGATGCTGCTGGAGGGCCTTTCGTCCATAGCCGAAGGCGAGAATCCCCGTTCTATCGAGCTGAAGCTCGAAGGCTTCCTGGACTGA
- a CDS encoding chemotaxis response regulator protein-glutamate methylesterase has protein sequence MAVKVLVVDDSGFFRRRVAEILGGDPQIQVVGTASNGQEAIDQTLALHPDVITMDYEMPVMDGITAVKQIMQRCPTAVLMFSSLTYEGARVSLDALDAGAADYLPKNFEDISRNPDKVRQLLCERVHVLARTNRRSLGLSAPAPAVAPVQSSVAPRTEPLRQPVAPARSTAAPAVSPAPRRKSYRLVTIGTSTGGPVALQKVLTQLPANFPAPLLLVQHMPAAFTKAFAERLDKLCRISVREAQDGDMLRPGLALLAPGGKQMMVDSRGTVRILPGDERLNYKPCVDITFGSAAKAFQDKVLAVVLTGMGADGREGARMLKQAGSSVWAQDEASSVIYGMPMAIAKAGLADSIYSLDDIGRYLAEIG, from the coding sequence ATGGCGGTGAAAGTACTGGTTGTCGACGATTCGGGATTCTTCCGGCGCCGGGTAGCCGAAATCCTCGGCGGCGATCCGCAGATTCAGGTAGTCGGTACCGCCTCGAACGGGCAAGAAGCAATCGACCAGACGCTTGCGCTGCATCCCGACGTGATCACCATGGACTACGAAATGCCGGTGATGGACGGCATTACGGCGGTCAAACAGATCATGCAGCGTTGTCCCACCGCGGTCCTGATGTTTTCCTCGCTGACCTACGAAGGCGCGCGGGTGAGCCTGGACGCCTTGGACGCCGGTGCGGCGGATTACCTGCCAAAGAATTTCGAGGACATTTCCCGCAATCCGGACAAGGTGCGTCAACTGCTCTGTGAGCGGGTGCATGTCCTAGCGCGTACCAATCGCCGTTCACTGGGATTGAGCGCGCCCGCGCCTGCCGTGGCCCCGGTTCAGTCTTCTGTCGCTCCCCGCACCGAGCCGCTTCGCCAGCCGGTTGCTCCGGCGCGCAGCACGGCTGCGCCAGCTGTCAGCCCGGCGCCGCGCCGTAAAAGCTACCGGCTTGTCACCATCGGCACCTCGACAGGCGGACCGGTTGCGCTGCAAAAGGTGCTCACTCAGCTGCCGGCCAACTTTCCGGCACCCTTGCTGCTGGTTCAGCATATGCCGGCAGCCTTTACCAAGGCTTTTGCAGAGCGGCTCGACAAGCTTTGTCGTATCAGTGTCCGCGAAGCCCAGGATGGCGACATGCTGCGCCCCGGTCTGGCATTGCTGGCCCCCGGTGGCAAACAGATGATGGTGGATAGTCGCGGCACGGTGCGCATCCTGCCCGGGGACGAGCGTCTCAACTACAAGCCCTGCGTGGATATCACCTTTGGTTCGGCGGCCAAGGCATTTCAGGACAAGGTGTTGGCAGTAGTGCTGACCGGCATGGGGGCCGACGGTCGCGAGGGCGCTCGCATGCTCAAGCAGGCTGGCAGTTCGGTCTGGGCGCAGGACGAAGCGAGCAGTGTGATCTATGGCATGCCGATGGCTATAGCCAAGGCCGGTCTGGCCGACAGCATCTATAGCCTGGACGATATCGGTCGTTATCTCGCTGAGATTGGCTGA
- a CDS encoding chemotaxis protein CheA translates to MSVDADEEILQDFLVEAGEILEQLSEQLVELENRPDDADLLNAIFRGFHTVKGGAGFLQLDALVGCCHIAENVFDILRKGERSVTSELMDVVLQALDAVNSMFAQVREGETPTPAEPALLEALALLAKPAASENHEPVTSNQTVEATTVDTPEAAGGEGDITDDEFEKLLDALQAEPSAEAVESALPVSAGSAGSGDSDSDEITDEEFEALLDQLHGAGKPPVAAVAAAASASIPDTGASDDVITDDEFEALLDQLHGTGKGPGATDAAQAVSRDEPAADSAGIDHITDDEFEALLDQLHGTGKAPGKSDVDSASDTTAAAAARPDARPAAAPAPARQPEPVAAKAPAAADAHPAETTVRVDTARLDEIMNLVGELVLVRNRLVRLGASTGGEELSKAVGNLDVVTADLQSSVMKTRMQPIKKVFGRFPRVVRDLARALKKEITLELIGEETDLDKNLVEALADPLVHLVRNSVDHGVEMPDEREAAGKSRMGKVVLAAEQEGDHILLTITDDGRGMDPEVLRRKAVEKGMMEREAAERLSESECFDLILAPGFSTKTEISDVSGRGVGMDVVKTKISQLNGSITIQSTKGQGTRIAIKVPLTLAIMPTLMVMLANQSFALPLVSVNEIFNLDLSRTNVVDGQEVIIVRDKALPLFYLKRWLMPGAADTTERSAASVVIVSVGTQRVGFVVDQLVGQEEVVIKPLGRMLQGTAGMSGATITGDGRIALILDIPSLLKRYARRA, encoded by the coding sequence ATGAGTGTTGACGCGGATGAGGAAATTCTTCAGGACTTTCTGGTGGAAGCCGGAGAGATCCTGGAGCAGTTGTCCGAGCAGTTGGTAGAACTGGAAAACCGTCCGGACGACGCCGATCTGCTCAATGCGATCTTTCGCGGCTTTCACACCGTAAAAGGCGGTGCCGGATTCCTGCAACTGGACGCACTGGTTGGCTGCTGTCATATCGCGGAAAACGTGTTCGACATCCTGCGTAAGGGCGAACGTTCGGTGACCTCCGAACTGATGGACGTCGTGCTGCAGGCGCTTGATGCGGTCAACAGCATGTTCGCTCAGGTGCGCGAAGGCGAGACGCCCACGCCCGCTGAGCCTGCATTGCTTGAAGCGCTGGCCTTGCTGGCGAAACCAGCGGCGAGCGAAAACCATGAGCCTGTCACCTCGAACCAGACAGTAGAAGCGACCACCGTGGACACTCCGGAAGCAGCCGGCGGCGAAGGTGATATCACCGACGACGAGTTCGAGAAACTTCTGGACGCGCTACAGGCAGAGCCCTCTGCCGAGGCCGTTGAATCCGCTTTGCCTGTGTCTGCCGGCAGTGCGGGTAGCGGCGATAGCGATAGCGATGAAATAACCGACGAAGAGTTTGAAGCCCTGCTTGATCAACTGCACGGAGCAGGTAAACCGCCTGTTGCGGCCGTAGCGGCGGCTGCCAGCGCATCGATACCGGACACTGGCGCGTCTGATGACGTCATCACTGACGACGAATTCGAAGCTTTGTTGGATCAGTTGCACGGCACCGGCAAAGGTCCGGGCGCGACAGACGCGGCGCAAGCTGTTTCCAGGGACGAACCTGCCGCAGACTCGGCAGGTATCGATCATATTACCGATGATGAATTCGAAGCGCTGCTGGATCAACTGCATGGCACCGGCAAGGCGCCGGGCAAGTCTGACGTTGACTCAGCTTCTGACACCACCGCTGCCGCTGCGGCCAGACCCGATGCCCGGCCAGCTGCTGCACCTGCACCCGCCCGCCAGCCCGAGCCCGTCGCGGCAAAAGCACCGGCCGCTGCTGATGCACATCCCGCAGAAACCACGGTGCGCGTGGACACAGCGCGCCTCGACGAAATCATGAATCTGGTCGGCGAGCTGGTGCTGGTGCGCAACCGCCTGGTGCGTCTTGGGGCGAGCACTGGCGGCGAGGAGCTGAGCAAGGCTGTGGGCAATCTTGATGTGGTGACGGCCGATCTGCAGTCATCCGTGATGAAGACCCGCATGCAGCCAATCAAGAAGGTGTTTGGCCGCTTTCCGCGTGTCGTGCGCGATCTTGCACGTGCTCTCAAGAAAGAAATCACGCTCGAGCTGATCGGGGAGGAAACTGACCTCGACAAGAACCTGGTCGAGGCGCTGGCCGATCCGCTGGTTCACCTGGTACGCAACTCGGTAGACCATGGCGTTGAGATGCCAGACGAGCGCGAAGCCGCTGGCAAATCGCGGATGGGCAAAGTGGTGCTCGCTGCGGAGCAGGAAGGCGATCATATATTGCTGACCATTACCGACGATGGTCGCGGAATGGATCCGGAAGTACTTCGGCGCAAGGCGGTCGAGAAGGGCATGATGGAACGCGAAGCCGCCGAGCGGTTGAGCGAAAGTGAGTGTTTCGACCTCATTCTGGCCCCCGGCTTTTCCACCAAGACCGAGATCTCGGATGTGTCCGGGCGCGGCGTTGGCATGGATGTGGTCAAGACCAAGATTTCCCAGCTCAACGGCAGTATCACGATCCAGTCGACCAAGGGGCAGGGCACCCGCATCGCGATCAAGGTGCCGCTGACGCTGGCAATCATGCCGACACTGATGGTCATGCTGGCGAACCAGTCCTTCGCATTGCCGCTGGTCAGCGTGAATGAAATTTTCAATCTGGATCTGTCCCGCACCAATGTGGTGGATGGTCAGGAAGTGATCATCGTCCGCGACAAGGCCCTGCCTCTGTTTTACCTCAAGCGCTGGCTGATGCCTGGCGCTGCAGATACCACCGAACGTTCAGCTGCCAGCGTAGTGATCGTCTCGGTCGGTACCCAGCGCGTCGGTTTCGTTGTGGATCAATTGGTCGGGCAGGAAGAGGTGGTTATCAAGCCTCTTGGTCGCATGTTGCAGGGAACCGCCGGCATGTCTGGCGCAACGATTACCGGTGATGGCCGCATTGCGCTCATTCTCGATATACCCAGCCTGCTCAAGCGCTACGCGCGCCGCGCATAG
- a CDS encoding protein phosphatase CheZ, with product MALSKDPGQATAQQFEQSLKEHALQLVEYLENGQFSEAVLVVHAINQARDRGLYHEVGQLTRALHNAIVNFQIDTSHALGDSGEASKISDASDRLDYVVQLTDKAANRTMDLVESSTPHVAEIGEEAAALRLEWARLQRRQMTADEFRDLSRRIGEFLTRTEQSATTVSTHLNDIMIAQDYQDLTGQVIKRVTTLVHDVEESLVSLVRMAGKVDRLAGIEHGDGVQPKKAPEKGEGPQIHADIREDVVSGQDEVDDLLSSLGF from the coding sequence ATGGCGTTAAGCAAGGATCCCGGCCAGGCGACTGCTCAACAGTTTGAGCAATCCCTCAAGGAGCATGCACTACAGCTCGTTGAGTATCTAGAAAATGGGCAATTCAGCGAAGCGGTGCTGGTGGTGCACGCGATCAATCAGGCCCGAGACCGCGGGCTGTATCACGAGGTAGGCCAGCTTACCCGGGCGTTACACAACGCCATCGTGAATTTTCAGATCGACACCTCCCACGCGCTGGGCGACAGCGGCGAAGCCTCGAAGATTTCCGATGCCTCGGACCGTCTCGACTATGTCGTGCAGCTCACCGACAAGGCTGCCAATCGCACCATGGATCTGGTGGAAAGCAGCACCCCCCATGTCGCCGAGATTGGCGAAGAGGCGGCGGCGTTGCGCCTCGAATGGGCGCGTCTGCAGCGCCGGCAAATGACCGCCGATGAATTTCGCGACCTGTCTCGACGCATCGGAGAATTCCTCACGCGCACCGAGCAGTCTGCGACAACCGTCTCGACCCATCTGAACGACATCATGATCGCTCAGGATTACCAGGATCTGACTGGCCAGGTCATCAAGCGTGTAACGACGCTGGTTCACGATGTAGAGGAAAGCCTGGTGAGTCTGGTGCGTATGGCCGGGAAGGTCGATCGCCTTGCCGGAATCGAGCACGGCGATGGCGTACAGCCGAAAAAAGCCCCAGAAAAGGGTGAAGGTCCGCAGATTCATGCCGATATAAGGGAAGACGTAGTGTCTGGGCAAGACGAAGTCGATGATTTGCTGTCCAGTCTTGGTTTTTAA
- a CDS encoding chemotaxis response regulator CheY has product MKILIVDDFSTMRRIIKNLLRDLGFTNTAEADDGNTALPMLQSGNFDFLVTDWNMPGMSGIDLLRAVRADDRLKHLPVLMVTAEAKRDQIIEAAQAGVSGYVVKPFTAQALKEKIEKIFERVQPK; this is encoded by the coding sequence ATGAAAATTCTCATCGTCGACGATTTTTCGACGATGAGGCGCATTATCAAGAACCTGCTGCGTGACCTCGGGTTCACCAACACCGCTGAAGCCGATGACGGCAATACTGCTTTGCCAATGCTCCAGAGCGGCAATTTCGATTTCCTCGTCACTGACTGGAACATGCCCGGTATGAGCGGTATTGACCTGCTCAGGGCGGTTCGCGCTGACGACCGTCTGAAGCATCTTCCGGTGCTCATGGTCACAGCCGAGGCCAAGCGCGACCAGATCATCGAGGCCGCCCAGGCAGGTGTGAGCGGTTATGTGGTCAAGCCATTCACTGCCCAGGCGCTCAAGGAAAAGATCGAAAAGATTTTCGAGCGCGTTCAGCCGAAATAA
- a CDS encoding RNA polymerase sigma factor FliA, producing MASASGAYMYNRTQRAAGQQDLLVEQFAPLVKRIAYHLLGRLPSSVQVEDLMQAGMIGLLEASRKFDHSKGASFETYAGIRIRGAMLDEVRKGDWAPRSVHRNTRMVSDAIRAVEARLGRDAKDHEVAAELEMSLEDYYAILGDTAGSKLFSFEDLLESGAAADVHAEGEPQGELHDERFRGALVEAIEGLPERERLVLSLYYDEELNLKEIGAVLGVSESRVSQLHTQCAARLRARLVAWKNE from the coding sequence ATCGCGTCCGCCAGTGGAGCCTATATGTACAACCGTACCCAACGTGCAGCGGGTCAGCAGGATCTGCTGGTCGAACAGTTTGCTCCCCTCGTCAAACGCATTGCCTATCACTTGCTCGGGCGCTTGCCATCCAGCGTGCAGGTAGAAGATCTGATGCAGGCGGGCATGATCGGCCTGCTCGAAGCTTCACGCAAATTCGACCATTCAAAGGGCGCCAGTTTCGAAACCTACGCCGGCATCCGCATTCGTGGCGCCATGCTGGATGAGGTTCGTAAAGGCGACTGGGCGCCCCGATCGGTTCACCGCAATACGCGCATGGTCAGTGATGCCATCCGCGCAGTGGAGGCCAGGCTCGGACGTGACGCTAAAGATCATGAGGTTGCGGCCGAATTAGAGATGAGCCTTGAGGATTACTACGCGATTCTTGGCGACACCGCAGGCAGCAAGCTGTTCAGCTTCGAGGATCTGCTCGAATCCGGTGCGGCGGCGGATGTGCACGCCGAGGGTGAGCCCCAGGGCGAATTGCATGACGAGCGCTTTCGCGGCGCACTGGTCGAGGCCATCGAAGGCCTCCCGGAGCGCGAGCGGCTGGTGCTTTCCCTGTACTACGACGAAGAGCTGAATCTCAAGGAGATTGGCGCGGTGCTGGGCGTGAGCGAATCGAGGGTGAGTCAGCTGCATACCCAGTGCGCCGCCAGGTTGCGCGCACGCCTGGTCGCCTGGAAGAACGAATAA
- the fleN gene encoding flagellar synthesis regulator FleN, translating to MGSNHPVQVIAVTGGKGGIGKTNVSVNLSMALAALGRRVVLLDADLGLANVDVLLGIKPKATLADVLDGKCDLRDVLIDGPGGIRIVPAASGAARMVNLNQQQHAGLIQAFSDIGDNIDVLIVDTAAGIGDSVVSFVRAAQEVLVVVCDEPTSITDAYALIKLLNRDHGMTRFRVLANMVNTPQEGRTVFAKLTKVTDRFLDVALQYVGAVPYDESVRKAVQKQRAVFDAFPRSKASLAIRGIAQKVDAWPLPVNPRGHLEFFVERLVQQSGADS from the coding sequence ATGGGCAGCAATCATCCGGTTCAGGTTATCGCGGTCACCGGCGGCAAGGGCGGGATCGGCAAAACCAACGTATCCGTCAACCTCAGCATGGCGCTGGCGGCGTTGGGGCGTCGGGTCGTACTGCTCGATGCCGACCTTGGCCTCGCCAACGTGGACGTGCTCCTGGGTATCAAGCCCAAGGCCACGCTTGCGGACGTGCTTGATGGCAAATGTGACCTGCGGGATGTGCTGATTGACGGCCCCGGCGGCATCCGCATCGTTCCCGCCGCATCAGGTGCGGCGCGCATGGTCAACCTGAACCAGCAGCAACACGCCGGGCTTATTCAGGCCTTCAGTGACATCGGCGACAACATTGACGTGTTGATAGTCGACACCGCTGCCGGAATAGGCGACTCGGTCGTGAGCTTCGTGCGCGCCGCCCAGGAAGTGTTGGTGGTTGTGTGCGACGAGCCGACCTCGATTACTGACGCCTATGCGCTGATCAAGCTGCTCAATCGCGACCATGGCATGACCCGTTTTCGGGTGCTGGCCAACATGGTCAATACGCCGCAGGAAGGCCGCACTGTCTTCGCCAAACTGACCAAGGTGACCGATCGGTTCCTGGACGTGGCGCTGCAATATGTCGGCGCGGTGCCCTATGACGAATCCGTACGCAAAGCGGTGCAGAAACAGCGCGCGGTATTTGACGCCTTCCCGCGAAGCAAGGCCTCGCTGGCCATTCGCGGCATTGCGCAGAAGGTTGATGCCTGGCCGTTGCCGGTTAACCCGCGTGGTCACCTGGAGTTCTTTGTGGAACGTCTGGTCCAGCAATCGGGGGCAGATTCATGA
- the flhF gene encoding flagellar biosynthesis protein FlhF produces the protein MKVKRFFAADMRQAMKLVRDEMGADASIIANRRVAGGVELTAALDYEAPRVTPPTPGLDQELKKTQERIVKARAQLAEGGQSADGPQVNRQLFGEAMRQAVEQGSPVAQQLLARLQNEHAAEAPPQARVSTAPQAEVGESGIGAMRAELAGLREMLETQLGNMAWGQINQQNPHQASLWRRLTQLGLPAGLSKQLMAKVADVTDIRQAWRMLLAHLSHSIPVIRDELIDQNGVIALVGPTGAGKTTSLGKLAARYVLKHGSQHVALVTMDTFRIGAHEQLRTLGRILNVPVRVVDEQNSLTDVLKEFAGKRMVLVDTAGMQGQDPQLRSQLNELAAQGQRVRTLLVLAATSQYQVLKSAYHHYKSCGLSGCILTKIDEAATLGESLGLAMEQALPVAYMADGQRIPDDICQAVGHKLVSRAVNMASHAGEAPADEAMGNVFAGILHAG, from the coding sequence ATGAAAGTAAAACGTTTCTTTGCCGCTGATATGCGTCAGGCGATGAAGTTGGTGCGCGACGAAATGGGCGCGGACGCCTCCATCATCGCTAACCGCCGGGTCGCCGGCGGCGTGGAACTGACAGCGGCGCTGGACTATGAGGCGCCTCGCGTGACCCCACCCACACCTGGCCTGGATCAGGAACTGAAGAAAACCCAGGAGCGCATCGTCAAGGCGCGTGCCCAGCTGGCCGAAGGCGGGCAGTCTGCAGACGGCCCCCAGGTCAACCGCCAGTTATTCGGCGAAGCCATGCGTCAGGCTGTTGAGCAGGGCTCGCCCGTTGCGCAGCAGCTGCTGGCACGGCTGCAGAACGAACACGCCGCTGAGGCCCCACCGCAAGCCCGTGTGAGCACAGCTCCACAAGCAGAGGTTGGGGAAAGCGGTATCGGTGCAATGCGCGCCGAACTGGCAGGCCTGCGTGAAATGCTCGAGACCCAGCTGGGCAACATGGCCTGGGGGCAGATCAATCAGCAAAATCCCCATCAGGCCAGCTTGTGGCGTCGGCTTACCCAGCTCGGCCTGCCGGCAGGGCTGAGCAAGCAATTGATGGCTAAAGTGGCTGATGTGACCGATATCCGTCAGGCCTGGCGCATGCTGCTGGCGCATCTGTCTCATAGCATTCCGGTCATCCGGGACGAACTGATCGATCAGAACGGTGTGATTGCGCTGGTTGGCCCGACAGGCGCCGGCAAGACCACCAGTCTCGGCAAGCTGGCAGCACGGTATGTGCTCAAACACGGCAGTCAGCATGTTGCGCTGGTCACCATGGATACCTTCCGGATTGGCGCGCATGAACAGTTGCGTACGCTTGGACGTATTCTGAATGTACCGGTGCGGGTGGTTGATGAGCAGAACAGTCTGACTGATGTGCTCAAGGAGTTTGCCGGCAAGCGCATGGTGCTGGTCGATACAGCCGGCATGCAAGGTCAGGATCCGCAACTGCGTAGTCAATTGAACGAGCTGGCGGCGCAGGGGCAACGGGTGCGGACCTTGCTGGTGCTGGCCGCGACGAGCCAGTACCAGGTGTTGAAGTCCGCCTACCATCATTACAAGTCCTGCGGATTGTCCGGTTGTATCCTGACCAAGATCGATGAGGCTGCCACGCTGGGTGAGTCCCTGGGTCTGGCTATGGAACAAGCTTTGCCGGTAGCCTATATGGCAGATGGCCAGCGCATTCCGGACGACATCTGTCAAGCGGTCGGACACAAGCTGGTCAGTCGCGCGGTGAACATGGCCAGCCATGCTGGCGAAGCGCCTGCTGACGAGGCGATGGGTAATGTCTTTGCAGGTATACTGCATGCAGGTTAA